From a region of the Zerene cesonia ecotype Mississippi chromosome 11, Zerene_cesonia_1.1, whole genome shotgun sequence genome:
- the LOC119830127 gene encoding mediator of RNA polymerase II transcription subunit 22, producing MHRNLPQNKEALLKSYTTRLKEDVKSMLENFEEIIKLAKGDNESQLNRMTQIEQDTFEMQVRAANIVRAGESLMKLVSDIKQYLILNDFPSVNEAITQNSKLFRTKQQECDQKLMSLRDDIAADLYDLEDEYFTSIYK from the exons atgcatCGCAATTTACCACAGAACAAGGAAGCTTTACTAAAATCATATACTACTCGGTTGAAAGAAGATGTTAAAAGTATGCTCGAAAATTTCGAAG aaataattaaactcgCAAAGGGTGATAATGAGTCCCAACTAAATAGAATGACACAAATTGAACAAGATACATTTGAAATGCAAGTGAGAGCTGCAAATATTG TGCGAGCCGGAGAATCGCTTATGAAACTGGTGTCAGATATTAAACAgtatctaattttaaatgattttccATCTGTGAATGAAGCAATTACCCAAAATTCAAAACTGTTTAGAACAAAGCAACAGGAATGTGATCAGAAACTCATGTCATTAAGAGATGATATAGCTGCAGACTTATATGACTTAGAAGATGAATACTTTActagtatatataagtaa